Genomic DNA from Thiosocius teredinicola:
GCTGGGCACTCGACGCCCTGTACATATACGACGAAGCAGACGACACAACGACCGAAAAGGAGTTTTACGCCGAACTGACGCGCGACTGGCTGCATCCCGGATCGCCCTGGTTCAACTTCGCCAATGCCCGCTACGACTGGGATAAATTCAAGGACTGGGATCACCGCGCTAACGCCTTTGGCGGTGTCGGCTACCAGTTTCTCGACAATCAGACCTGGTCGCTGGCGGGACGCCTTGGCTTGGGTGCCACGCGTACGTTCGGCGGTGATCGTGAAGAGTTCACACCCGAATCACTTGTGGGCATCGACGGACATTGGCAGATCGCCAATGCGCAGCGCTTGAAGTTCCGTTCGTCGTTCTACCCCAATCTCGAAGAATGGGGTGAGTTCCGCAACATCAGCGGCGTCGACTGGGAGATGAGGATGGCCACCGAGATCAATCTAAGTTTGAAACTCGGCATCGCCAACGAATACGACTCCCTGGCGGAAGATGTCGAAAAGAACGACTTCAAATACTACGGCGGACTCGTGTGGGGTTTTTGACTACCCCACCCCAGGGGCCGCATCACCCGAGCGCGATGGGTACCACGTAGACGCACGACGCCAACCTACCTTGTAAACAGGCTGATTACTGTCGCCCTTGCCTTTCGCGAAACTCGCGCCGCATCCGTGCACGTTCTTCCGGGCTCGCCTCGCGAAACCGCTCGATGCGTTGACGCGCCTTCTGCCGCTGCTCGGGCGTCATCGAACGCCAACGCGCGCGCAGCTCTTCGCGTCGGCTCTCGGGCAAGGATCTGAACCACGAACGCTGACGGCGGACACGCTGTTTCTCCTCATCGCTCATGGCATTCCATCGCTGCAACCGCTTTTTTACGTTCTGCTTTTGCTCAGGGGTCATCGATCGCCAGCGCTCAAGGTTGCCTTTGGCCCGTTGCCGCTGTTCCGGTGTCAGCTTTGCCCAACGGGAAGCGCCGGTAACGAGGCGCTCGCGCCGCTCGGCGGGAAGATTGTCCCAATCGTCGCGCAGCGGTGCCAGCAGGGTCTGCGTTTCGCCATCCAGCTCTCCCCACGCGATACCCTCGGCAATACAGCCCGTTGATGTGCCCAACGCAACAACCAGGGTCAGCAGACAGGGGATCAACATCGTTTTCATCGTGCAAGCTCCGCAGGCGGTTGCGCGTCTAACGTGACGTCTGTCGACTCGTCCGCGCTCTTTTCGGCATCGTCGGCCGGTACTTCCATCGGGTCGGTCAGGCGCCCTCGCTCATCCGGCTCCCAGTCAGCCAGGTACAGCAGTAGCTCAACCGAGGGTGCCGGCGCTTGTGCGACAGTTACCGGCGCAACGCTCAAGCCGATCATCAGGCCCGCCAGGCGATACCTCATGCAGGCCCCCCGTCATCGCCGCTCAGGTCGAGCCAACGATAAAATTCGAGGTCCTCGAGCAGCTCCACGTCGACATCCGCCTCGGCCATTTCGATCCATGGCTCAACCGCATCCCCCGGCTCAACCGGAGTATCCGCCGACTGCGGGGTCCGCAAGGCGACCGTCACTGCCAGGGCCACCACCGCCATGCTGGCGAACGCGCCAACGGGGATTGCCCATCGAGCACCGAAAAGACGCTCCCTGAGCGAAAGGCGGCTGCCGGCTGCCTCGATCGCCGCACGGCGCGCCTGCCGCAACCTGGATAGCGACGCTGGGTCGAGCGCATCGCGCTGCGCGTTCAGCGCCGCCTTTACGACATGCTCAGTTTCTTGATCGTGGCTCATTGTCTCGCCTCCAGGCCTTCACGTAGCCTACTCAATCCGCGCGACAGATGGGTTTTGACACTACCGCTGCTGCAGCCCATCGCCTGCGCCGTCTGCGCCACGTCGAGTCCTTCCCAGATACGCAACAACACCGCTTGGCGCTGGCGTTGCGGCAGTTGTCGCATCAGCCGCAGCACCTCTTGCATGGCTGCCTGGTTGTCGGCCGCCACCTCAGGCAGTTCTCCGCGCGGGTCGGCCAACGACTGGATCGGATCGGCATCCACGGCTTCGTGCCGATCGTCATGCAGCCAGATGCGCCATCGCTTTCGAACCTGCATACGTCTGCCCCAGTCGCGCAGTTTGTTTTGCAGCACACGGTAGAACAACGGCGGCCATTCGTCCGGTGACTTGTCGGCGTAGCGCCCGACAAACGCCAGCATCGCATCCTGGACCACGTCCAGCGCCTCGTCACGGTTATTGGTCGACAACTCGGCCATCACCAAAGCCCGCCGTTCGATATCGGCCAGAAACCGATCCAGCGACAAACTCGACTCATTCACCGCGCCGACCCGCGGTTCTTCCCGCTTGTATCACTGGCCCGCCTGCCGTCACTGCCCGTCCCCATCGTCCCTTTTTCGTTCTTGTATGAGCTTCAACGCACCGCGTCTCAAACGGTTGACACACCCGCCGAGGTTTCTGATTCCAGTTCCTGATCGGGTGCCTGTCAACCGATCCCGGCGTACCGCGTTGTAAGGGGTGAAAGCGGTGCAGAACTGCCCGCCCACTTACCACCAAGCTCTTATCAGGAGACAAAAAATGAACAAATCTATCTACCTGGCCTCGCTACTGCTGATCTTTCCGTTGACGGTCGGCGCCGCCGATTTCGGCGACCGCGTCGAAAACCGCCTCGATCGGCGCGGCGACAGGATCGAGAACCGAATGGACCGACGCGGCGACGTCATCAACAACCGCCTGGACCGTCGCTCGCATTGGATGGAAAACCATGGCTATAACCGCGCCGCCAATCACCTCGACCGCAAAGGCGACCGCATCGACCATCGGCTCGACCGCCGCGGCAATCGTGTCGATGCAAGGCTCGATCGACGGGGCGATCGATTCAACCGGCGTTGGGATCGCCGCTGAGGCCAATCCCGGGGCGGCGGTACCTTGATGATTCGGTACCAAGCCGCCGTCCCGGCACTCGCCACCGCCGCGCTGCCCCAGCGAGCGCCCGCTCAAGTTAGCCTTTCACAGGTCGACAACGCTTCCTAGGGCTTAAATAGATAACGCTAATCGATCCGAGGTGCGTTAGCGCCGGCTTGGTGAACACATGAACCTGATCCTGCAAAAGCTGTCCCTGCCGCGTTTGATCATCGCGCAGACCCTTTTCACGGCACTCGCCATGGGCGGCGGCGCGGCTGTTGCCGTCTCGATGTCGGCTACCGCGACAGAGGTGATGATCGCCTTAGCCATAGCGCTACTGTTCAGCCTCGGCATGGCGTGGGTGGTGGGTCGACACATCGCTGCGCGAGCAACACATTTCGCCAAGGCGCTCAGCGCGCTGGCGGGCGGCGACCTCACACACCGCTGCGACATTCCCGGTAAAGATGAGTTCTCCTGGTTTTCTTACGAATACAGTTGCGCACGCAAAGCCGTGTCGAACATGGTGCAAAGCATCCGCGGCGACGTCGAAACGCTGATGAGCAATGCCGAACGCCTGAGCAGCGTGTCGGAAGAGACCAAGCAGGGTCTGGCCAAACAGAACACTGAAACGCACGCGGTCGCCACGTCGATGAACCGCATGGCCGAGACGGTTCAGCACGTCGCCGATCACGCCGGGCAGGCAGCTGCCGCTGCCAAAGAGGCCGATCAGCAGGCCGAATCCGGCAACCGCCTGGTGCACGAGACCCTGGGTGCGATCCAACAGCTTGCCGCGGAGGTCGATCGCACATCAGAAGTGATCGCCAGCCTGAAGAACGACACCGTCGACATCGGTGCCGTGCTCGAAGCGATCCGCGGCATCTCCGAACAGACCAACCTGCTTGCCTTGAACGCCGCCATCGAAGCAGCGCGTGCGGGTGAACAAGGTCGCGGATTCGCCGTAGTGGCGGATGAAGTACGCACCCTGGCAAGCCGCACGCAGCAGTCGACGTCGGATATTCAGCGCATGATCGAGAGCCTGCAGAATCGCGCCAATGAGGCCGTAGCGGCAATGAGCCTCGGCAGCGAACGGACATCGCGCTGCATCGACGATGCAGAGAAGGCCAAAGAGGCCCTGTCGGCGATCACCACCGCCGTCAACAACATCCACGAGATGAACAACCAGATTGCTGACCAGGCCCAGTTGCAGCGCTCGACCGTTGAGGAGATCAACCAGAACGTGCTCAACATCAGCGCCATCGCGGCACAGACTGAGAGCGGTGCTTCGCAGACCAGCGAATCAAGTATCGGCACCAACGATCTGGCAAGCCGACTCGGCCAGGCCGTCGCGCAGTTCAAACTGAACACCGAAGCGGGCTGAGCGGAACCCCGCCTAACGATGCTGTAGCAGCATTGCTGCGCAGCAAATCTGTCGCAGCTTCGCTGTCCTCCGCGGCTTTGTG
This window encodes:
- a CDS encoding RNA polymerase sigma factor gives rise to the protein MNESSLSLDRFLADIERRALVMAELSTNNRDEALDVVQDAMLAFVGRYADKSPDEWPPLFYRVLQNKLRDWGRRMQVRKRWRIWLHDDRHEAVDADPIQSLADPRGELPEVAADNQAAMQEVLRLMRQLPQRQRQAVLLRIWEGLDVAQTAQAMGCSSGSVKTHLSRGLSRLREGLEARQ
- a CDS encoding DUF3106 domain-containing protein; the encoded protein is MKTMLIPCLLTLVVALGTSTGCIAEGIAWGELDGETQTLLAPLRDDWDNLPAERRERLVTGASRWAKLTPEQRQRAKGNLERWRSMTPEQKQNVKKRLQRWNAMSDEEKQRVRRQRSWFRSLPESRREELRARWRSMTPEQRQKARQRIERFREASPEERARMRREFRERQGRQ
- a CDS encoding methyl-accepting chemotaxis protein is translated as MNLILQKLSLPRLIIAQTLFTALAMGGGAAVAVSMSATATEVMIALAIALLFSLGMAWVVGRHIAARATHFAKALSALAGGDLTHRCDIPGKDEFSWFSYEYSCARKAVSNMVQSIRGDVETLMSNAERLSSVSEETKQGLAKQNTETHAVATSMNRMAETVQHVADHAGQAAAAAKEADQQAESGNRLVHETLGAIQQLAAEVDRTSEVIASLKNDTVDIGAVLEAIRGISEQTNLLALNAAIEAARAGEQGRGFAVVADEVRTLASRTQQSTSDIQRMIESLQNRANEAVAAMSLGSERTSRCIDDAEKAKEALSAITTAVNNIHEMNNQIADQAQLQRSTVEEINQNVLNISAIAAQTESGASQTSESSIGTNDLASRLGQAVAQFKLNTEAG
- a CDS encoding DUF481 domain-containing protein codes for the protein MLHAAVTAQSEDSVTIEHPTLGTLKLPRSSVRSIEDNIATAADPLPTPVAAPAVNARDNGLLGIGLLEGWERKLELGVNGADGKNNYKKFRAGFEGDYKDKEKRWALDALYIYDEADDTTTEKEFYAELTRDWLHPGSPWFNFANARYDWDKFKDWDHRANAFGGVGYQFLDNQTWSLAGRLGLGATRTFGGDREEFTPESLVGIDGHWQIANAQRLKFRSSFYPNLEEWGEFRNISGVDWEMRMATEINLSLKLGIANEYDSLAEDVEKNDFKYYGGLVWGF